The Halopseudomonas sabulinigri genome window below encodes:
- the nadA gene encoding quinolinate synthase NadA, producing the protein MSQISERLLVQAHLDAKAPAPLSDAEKADYKARIAASLKAHNAVLVAHYYTDPLLQELAEETGGCVSDSLEMARFGRDHPASTLLVAGVRFMGETAKILSPEKRVLMPTLEATCSLDIGCPIDEFSAYCDQHPDRTVVVYANTSAAVKARADWVVTSSCALPIVEHLMDRGEKILWAPDQHLGNYIQRETGADMLLWEGSCIVHEEFKAKALEDLRKVYPDAAVLVHPESPQAVVELADVVGSTSQLIKATQELPNPTFIVATDRGIFYKMQQAAPDRLLIDAPTAGNGATCRSCAHCPWMAMNTLPRVLQSLEHGTDEIIVDPQLIPRAVKPLDRMLDFTRLASMAVKGNA; encoded by the coding sequence ATGTCGCAGATTTCCGAACGCCTGCTGGTGCAGGCACATCTAGATGCCAAGGCTCCTGCGCCCTTGAGTGATGCCGAAAAGGCCGATTACAAGGCGCGCATTGCGGCGTCGCTGAAAGCGCACAACGCCGTGCTGGTGGCACACTATTACACCGACCCGCTGTTACAGGAGCTGGCAGAAGAGACCGGCGGCTGCGTGTCTGACTCGTTGGAAATGGCGCGCTTCGGCCGCGATCATCCTGCCAGTACGCTGCTTGTGGCGGGCGTGCGCTTCATGGGTGAAACTGCAAAGATTCTGAGCCCCGAGAAACGGGTGCTGATGCCCACGCTGGAAGCGACCTGCTCGCTGGATATCGGCTGTCCGATTGACGAGTTTTCCGCCTATTGCGATCAACATCCGGACCGCACCGTCGTCGTTTATGCCAACACCTCCGCGGCGGTCAAGGCGCGCGCAGACTGGGTCGTCACCTCAAGCTGCGCGCTGCCCATTGTCGAGCACTTGATGGACAGGGGCGAAAAGATTCTCTGGGCACCGGACCAGCATCTGGGTAACTACATTCAGCGTGAAACCGGCGCCGATATGCTGCTGTGGGAAGGGTCCTGCATCGTGCATGAAGAGTTCAAGGCCAAGGCATTGGAGGATCTGCGCAAGGTCTATCCGGATGCCGCCGTACTGGTGCATCCCGAGTCGCCGCAGGCGGTAGTCGAACTGGCCGATGTGGTGGGTTCAACCAGTCAGTTGATCAAGGCGACGCAGGAACTGCCGAACCCGACCTTCATCGTGGCGACCGACCGCGGCATTTTCTACAAGATGCAGCAGGCTGCGCCGGATCGTCTGTTGATCGACGCCCCGACCGCCGGTAACGGTGCGACCTGCCGCAGCTGCGCGCACTGTCCCTGGATGGCGATGAATACGTTGCCGCGGGTGCTGCAGAGCCTGGAACACGGCACTGACGAGATCATCGTTGACCCGCAGCTGATCCCGCGTGCCGTCAAGCCGCTGGATCGGATGCTGGATTTTACCCGTCTGGCCAGCATGGCGGTAAAAGGTAACGCCTGA
- a CDS encoding M48 family metalloprotease — MTIKKIPAPRWLSRVVLGAALVFPALPTQADDGYNLPTLGDTSSSIMSREQEYQMGRTWLTMLRGAIRTLEDPQLKSFVENRVYALAETSQLTDRRLAFVMIDSPELNAFAAPGGVVGVNAGLFLHAQTEAEFASVMAHELAHLSQRHFARGLEQQQKMQVPFMTAMLASIVLAAAGGGDAGFAALASTQAAAIQEQRRFSRQNEQEADRIGLTNLVAAGYDPLAMPNMFERLAQLSRYDSTPPEFLLTHPVSQSRMADTRNRAAQLPKGGEDDSVEYQMMRARVQIHYESSPGLSAKRFRVLLDEHDGKHDAARYGLALALTRGGQHDAAEDALAPLLQREPHNLTVAMAQVEIDTNRGDLAAALARTHELMNSYPGNFPLQFTEADLLLKQQDYAAAEKAINRLAAQRTDDPDVWYLAAEIRGLAGNILGVHLARAEYFMQTGDTQQAEEQLNLALKRANGNFVVSSRIRDRQEELARRRKQLEEL; from the coding sequence ATGACAATCAAGAAAATACCCGCACCCCGCTGGCTGTCCCGCGTGGTGCTGGGCGCGGCGCTGGTGTTTCCCGCCCTGCCTACTCAGGCTGATGACGGCTACAACCTGCCGACGCTGGGCGATACCAGCTCATCGATCATGTCGCGCGAGCAAGAGTACCAAATGGGCCGCACCTGGCTGACCATGCTGCGCGGCGCTATACGCACCCTGGAAGACCCGCAGCTAAAAAGTTTTGTCGAGAATCGCGTTTACGCGCTGGCCGAAACCAGCCAGTTGACTGACCGCCGGCTTGCCTTCGTGATGATCGACAGCCCCGAGCTGAATGCTTTTGCCGCGCCCGGCGGCGTGGTCGGCGTAAACGCCGGCCTGTTCCTGCACGCGCAGACTGAAGCCGAGTTCGCCTCGGTCATGGCGCACGAACTGGCGCACTTGTCGCAACGCCACTTTGCTCGTGGCCTGGAGCAGCAGCAAAAAATGCAGGTGCCGTTCATGACCGCCATGCTGGCCAGTATCGTGCTGGCCGCCGCGGGCGGTGGCGATGCCGGCTTTGCCGCGCTGGCGTCGACGCAGGCCGCGGCCATTCAGGAACAGCGCCGCTTCTCCAGACAGAACGAGCAGGAGGCCGACCGTATCGGCCTGACCAATCTGGTCGCCGCCGGCTACGATCCGCTGGCCATGCCCAACATGTTCGAGCGACTGGCTCAGCTCAGCCGATATGACTCCACCCCACCCGAATTCCTGCTGACTCACCCGGTCAGCCAATCGCGGATGGCGGATACCCGAAACCGCGCAGCGCAGCTACCCAAGGGCGGTGAAGACGATAGCGTGGAATACCAGATGATGCGCGCGCGAGTGCAGATCCATTACGAAAGTAGCCCCGGGTTATCTGCCAAACGGTTTCGCGTATTGCTGGATGAGCACGACGGCAAGCACGATGCGGCGCGCTATGGCCTGGCGCTGGCGTTAACCCGTGGTGGTCAGCACGATGCCGCTGAGGACGCCCTCGCGCCGCTGCTGCAGCGTGAGCCGCACAATTTGACTGTTGCGATGGCGCAGGTGGAAATAGACACCAACCGCGGCGACCTTGCCGCCGCACTGGCTCGCACGCACGAGCTCATGAACAGCTACCCCGGCAATTTCCCGTTACAGTTCACCGAGGCTGACTTACTGCTCAAACAGCAGGACTACGCTGCGGCCGAAAAGGCCATTAATCGGCTAGCCGCACAGCGTACCGACGATCCCGACGTATGGTATCTGGCGGCAGAAATTCGCGGTCTTGCTGGCAATATTCTGGGTGTGCACCTAGCACGCGCGGAGTACTTCATGCAAACCGGCGACACCCAGCAAGCCGAAGAACAGCTCAACCTTGCACTGAAGCGGGCCAACGGCAACTTCGTGGTCAGCTCGCGCATCCGTGACCGGCAGGAAGAGCTGGCCCGCCGCCGTAAACAGCTGGAAGAACTGTAG
- a CDS encoding sulfurtransferase TusA family protein has product MVPESHNLPVDCQLDARGLSCPLPLLKAKQALNSILSGQTLYVVATDAGSQRDFQRFAELSGHQLLASRELDGEFHYWLRKAD; this is encoded by the coding sequence ATGGTCCCGGAGTCACATAACCTGCCTGTTGATTGTCAGCTGGATGCGCGAGGTCTGAGTTGTCCCTTGCCCCTGCTGAAAGCCAAACAGGCGCTCAACAGCATACTATCAGGACAGACTCTCTATGTGGTGGCCACTGACGCCGGCTCGCAGCGTGATTTTCAGCGCTTCGCCGAGCTGTCCGGGCACCAGCTGCTGGCTTCTCGCGAGTTGGACGGCGAATTCCATTATTGGTTGCGCAAAGCAGATTAA
- a CDS encoding AI-2E family transporter translates to MLKVFQGWVQRYFSDEEAVVLAVVLALGFAIIITFGGKLAPLLTGVVLAYLLQGLVTRLQRWHLPHWMAVWLVFLVFLGALAALLGVVLPLVWRQMLNLFNEAPRMIGEWQAQLMHLPELYPSIVSETQIERLIASVNGEVGEFGQWVLSQSLSSLPFIVTMLVYLVLVPILVFFFLKDSQQLTGWLVRHLPRERRLMKLVWLEMNEQIGNYIRGKATEILIVGAVTYICFAILGVNYAALLAVLVGLSVLVPYIGATVATIPVAMIGLFQWGLSNEFMVLMVVYGVIQMLDGNVLVPILFSEAVNLHPVAIIAAVLIFGGLWGFWGVFFAIPLATLFKAVLYAWPRGLEAASDGAAHSDTVVVVDP, encoded by the coding sequence ATGTTAAAAGTGTTTCAAGGTTGGGTTCAGCGCTACTTTTCAGATGAAGAAGCGGTGGTGCTGGCAGTCGTGCTGGCGCTGGGGTTTGCCATCATCATTACCTTTGGCGGCAAGCTGGCGCCTTTGTTGACCGGGGTTGTGCTGGCTTACCTGCTGCAGGGTCTGGTAACGCGGCTGCAGCGCTGGCACCTGCCGCACTGGATGGCGGTCTGGCTGGTCTTTCTGGTGTTCCTTGGTGCGCTGGCTGCGTTGCTGGGCGTGGTATTGCCGTTGGTGTGGCGGCAGATGCTCAACCTCTTCAATGAGGCGCCACGGATGATCGGCGAATGGCAAGCGCAGCTGATGCATCTGCCAGAACTCTATCCGTCCATTGTTTCGGAAACGCAGATCGAACGATTGATCGCCTCGGTCAACGGTGAGGTAGGCGAGTTTGGTCAGTGGGTATTATCGCAGTCGCTGTCCAGCCTGCCATTCATCGTGACCATGTTGGTCTACCTGGTATTGGTGCCGATTCTGGTGTTTTTCTTCCTCAAGGACAGTCAGCAGTTGACCGGTTGGCTGGTGCGCCACCTGCCGCGGGAGCGCCGGCTGATGAAGCTGGTGTGGCTGGAAATGAACGAGCAGATCGGCAACTACATTCGGGGCAAGGCCACGGAAATCCTCATTGTCGGCGCCGTCACCTACATCTGCTTCGCGATTCTTGGGGTCAACTACGCTGCGCTGCTGGCGGTGCTGGTGGGGCTCTCGGTTCTCGTGCCTTACATAGGAGCGACCGTCGCGACCATTCCAGTAGCCATGATCGGCCTGTTCCAGTGGGGCTTGAGCAATGAGTTCATGGTGCTGATGGTGGTCTACGGGGTGATTCAGATGCTCGATGGCAACGTACTTGTGCCTATTCTGTTCTCTGAAGCGGTGAATCTACACCCCGTTGCCATTATTGCCGCCGTACTGATTTTCGGCGGCTTGTGGGGGTTCTGGGGTGTCTTCTTTGCGATCCCGCTGGCGACCCTGTTCAAGGCTGTGCTCTATGCTTGGCCGCGTGGCCTGGAGGCAGCCAGCGACGGCGCCGCGCACTCAGATACCGTCGTGGTCGTCGATCCCTGA
- a CDS encoding peroxiredoxin: MQVELNQPLPPFSVKATGEQTISPADLVGQKVVIYFYPKDNTPGCTTEGQDFRDQYAAFQAAGAVVFGVSRDSLRTHANFKAKHEFPFELISDPDEQLCKLFDVIKLKKLYGKEYEGIERSTFLIDSQGVLRQEWRKVKVPGHVSEVLVATQALS, encoded by the coding sequence ATGCAAGTCGAACTGAACCAGCCACTCCCCCCGTTTTCGGTCAAGGCGACCGGTGAACAAACCATCAGCCCTGCCGATCTGGTCGGACAAAAGGTGGTGATCTATTTCTACCCCAAAGACAACACCCCCGGCTGCACCACAGAAGGCCAGGATTTTCGCGATCAGTATGCCGCCTTCCAGGCTGCCGGGGCGGTGGTTTTTGGCGTATCACGTGACAGCCTGCGTACCCACGCCAATTTCAAGGCTAAGCACGAATTCCCTTTTGAGCTGATCAGCGACCCAGACGAGCAGCTATGCAAACTGTTCGATGTCATCAAGCTGAAAAAGCTGTATGGCAAGGAATATGAGGGGATCGAGCGCAGCACCTTCCTGATTGATTCTCAGGGCGTACTGCGCCAGGAGTGGCGCAAAGTGAAAGTACCGGGGCACGTTTCCGAAGTATTGGTGGCTACTCAGGCGCTAAGCTGA
- a CDS encoding glycine cleavage system protein R: MSSTPTQRDQYLVINVMGQETTALASLLTRLCTEQRCNIISSRMSRHGTCAVLLLQVSGNWDALARLETLLPPLAKREHFVLSMSRSQSLEERPQALPYNVFVTAAQRPELVGELCTFFQQLSIDIEDLQSFTYLAQHTGTPMLNLTLTIAIPARTQLSWLREQFLDFCDELNLDAVIEPWRPLH; this comes from the coding sequence ATGTCCAGCACTCCCACTCAGCGCGATCAGTATCTGGTCATCAACGTCATGGGTCAGGAAACCACGGCGCTTGCCAGTCTGCTTACGCGCCTGTGCACGGAACAGCGCTGCAACATCATCAGCAGCCGCATGAGCCGTCATGGCACCTGCGCTGTGTTGCTGCTGCAAGTCAGCGGCAACTGGGATGCACTGGCGCGATTGGAAACGCTGTTGCCCCCGCTGGCCAAGCGCGAGCACTTTGTACTGTCCATGAGCCGCAGCCAGAGCCTGGAAGAGCGCCCGCAGGCGCTGCCCTACAACGTCTTTGTGACCGCAGCGCAGCGACCCGAGCTGGTCGGCGAGCTCTGCACCTTCTTTCAGCAGCTCAGTATTGACATCGAAGACCTGCAAAGTTTCACCTATCTGGCACAACATACCGGGACGCCCATGCTGAACCTGACGCTGACCATCGCCATCCCGGCGCGCACTCAGCTCAGTTGGCTGCGCGAGCAGTTCCTCGATTTCTGCGATGAACTCAATCTCGACGCGGTGATCGAACCCTGGCGCCCATTGCACTGA
- the dapA gene encoding 4-hydroxy-tetrahydrodipicolinate synthase yields the protein MISGSLVALVTPMDSRGGLDWQALERLIDFHLENGTDGIVAVGTSGESATLDMAEHKEAIRRVVQQVAGRIPVIAGTGANSTREAVELTESARSVGADAALLVTPYYNKPTQEGLYLHHKYIAETVAIPQILYNVPGRTACDMLPETVERLADIGNIVGIKEATGDLQRAAEIIERVGDRMAVYSGDDATAAELILLGGKGNISVTANVAPRAMHELCAAALRGDQDAARSMNEALMPLHKTLFIESNPIPVKWALQEMGLIADGIRLPLTPLSPRCHDTVHEALRQCGLL from the coding sequence ATGATTTCAGGCAGCCTGGTGGCGCTGGTAACACCGATGGATTCTCGTGGCGGCCTGGATTGGCAGGCTCTTGAGCGCCTGATTGATTTTCACCTGGAGAATGGCACCGATGGCATCGTTGCCGTGGGTACTTCGGGTGAGTCGGCCACCCTCGACATGGCCGAGCACAAGGAAGCGATCCGCCGTGTGGTTCAGCAGGTTGCCGGGCGTATTCCCGTTATCGCGGGTACCGGCGCCAACTCCACGCGCGAAGCGGTCGAGCTGACTGAGTCTGCCCGTAGTGTCGGTGCTGACGCTGCGCTGCTGGTAACGCCTTACTACAACAAGCCGACCCAGGAAGGCCTGTATCTGCACCACAAATACATCGCCGAAACCGTCGCTATTCCACAGATCCTGTATAACGTCCCGGGTCGTACTGCTTGCGACATGTTGCCCGAGACGGTAGAGCGCCTGGCCGACATCGGCAATATTGTCGGCATCAAGGAAGCCACCGGTGATCTGCAGCGCGCTGCGGAGATCATCGAGCGCGTGGGCGATCGCATGGCGGTGTACTCCGGTGACGACGCCACCGCTGCCGAGCTGATTCTGCTTGGCGGTAAAGGCAATATTTCGGTCACTGCCAACGTTGCGCCGCGTGCCATGCACGAACTCTGCGCGGCCGCGCTGCGTGGTGACCAGGATGCGGCACGTAGCATGAACGAAGCGCTGATGCCGCTGCATAAAACATTGTTTATCGAGTCCAATCCCATTCCGGTGAAGTGGGCACTGCAGGAAATGGGGTTGATCGCTGACGGTATTCGTTTGCCGCTGACCCCCCTGAGCCCCCGTTGTCACGACACCGTGCACGAAGCCCTGCGTCAGTGCGGGCTGCTGTGA
- the bamC gene encoding outer membrane protein assembly factor BamC encodes MKPVLSALTLGVLTSLSGCGYLIGDEGYFRDRGSDYQDARVEPRMTVPNDLQSKPIGDLLPVPGQISAAPVSEDGFETPRPQPLLASADTSAFSVQQDGSRRWLLAQLPASEVWPLLERFWADYQVPLAESDRALSEFETQWVDFSKAASSPLVRRVLPTLEEGRSIEGQEQRFRVRLEPGVNAGSSEVRVLHQSRRVGDDDSEWPSRSSSTGFERGVLAELETYLNQSIANGDSGQTQSLANSGPTQTSIEKDGAGNDVLYMSTDFNRAWVEVGDALSRGDVLVTDFNRSAGVYYVDLDQTRSEKEEPGFFSGWFGGDDDEEENKVAGENQIQVRLTPVSNRVEVSVEAGIDKAANAAVVSDLLNKIQSNLNEGPEGGAILLPRQR; translated from the coding sequence ATGAAGCCTGTGCTTAGCGCACTGACTCTGGGTGTACTGACCAGCCTCAGCGGCTGTGGTTATCTGATCGGTGATGAAGGTTATTTCCGCGACCGTGGCAGTGACTATCAGGATGCACGCGTTGAGCCACGCATGACGGTTCCAAATGATCTGCAGAGCAAGCCCATAGGCGACCTGCTGCCGGTACCCGGCCAGATTTCTGCCGCCCCGGTTTCTGAAGACGGTTTTGAAACGCCGCGGCCACAGCCGCTGCTGGCTAGCGCTGATACTTCGGCGTTCTCGGTACAGCAAGATGGCAGCCGTCGCTGGTTGCTGGCGCAGTTGCCCGCATCCGAGGTCTGGCCGCTGCTGGAGCGCTTCTGGGCTGACTATCAGGTACCTCTGGCAGAAAGCGACCGTGCATTGAGTGAGTTTGAGACCCAATGGGTCGACTTCTCCAAGGCTGCGAGCAGCCCGCTGGTGCGCCGCGTGCTGCCGACCCTGGAGGAAGGGCGCAGCATCGAAGGCCAGGAACAGCGCTTCCGGGTTCGCCTGGAGCCCGGTGTGAACGCCGGCTCCAGTGAAGTGCGCGTATTGCATCAGAGCCGTCGGGTAGGTGACGACGACAGCGAGTGGCCCAGCCGTTCCAGTAGCACAGGCTTTGAGCGCGGCGTGCTGGCCGAGCTGGAAACCTACCTCAATCAAAGTATTGCCAATGGCGACAGTGGGCAGACCCAAAGCCTGGCTAACAGCGGCCCGACGCAAACCAGCATCGAGAAAGACGGCGCCGGTAATGACGTGCTGTACATGAGCACCGATTTCAACCGTGCCTGGGTGGAAGTAGGTGATGCGCTGTCACGCGGCGATGTCCTGGTGACCGACTTCAACCGCAGCGCCGGCGTTTATTATGTCGACCTTGATCAGACGCGCAGCGAGAAAGAGGAGCCTGGCTTCTTCTCTGGCTGGTTTGGCGGTGATGATGACGAGGAAGAGAACAAGGTTGCCGGCGAGAATCAGATTCAGGTTCGCCTGACGCCGGTCTCCAATCGTGTCGAAGTGAGTGTTGAAGCGGGCATAGACAAGGCTGCAAACGCCGCGGTGGTCAGTGACCTGCTGAACAAGATTCAGAGCAATCTGAACGAGGGGCCAGAAGGCGGTGCGATACTGCTCCCTCGGCAGCGGTAG
- a CDS encoding MBL fold metallo-hydrolase, translating to MRYCSLGSGSKGNGTLIEQGQTRLLVDCGFSLRSTEQRLRQAGLKGEQLTAILVTHEHSDHIQGVAKLARRYELPVYLTPGTGYALREEGLDLRWLDLNTRVVIDELEVSPIAVPHDAREPCQFIFDNAQQRLGVLTDTGTITPWIIEQYARLDALFLEANYDPHMLAYGPYPGFLKARVGGNLGHLSNQQAAGLLNMIDLEQLQHIAIAHISEKNNRPELARHALTEALANWTGELLLAEQNQGLPWQTISGLSHHHCAQAGADNGKTY from the coding sequence GTGCGATACTGCTCCCTCGGCAGCGGTAGTAAGGGTAACGGCACCCTTATCGAGCAGGGCCAGACGCGCCTGCTGGTAGATTGCGGCTTCAGTCTGCGTTCTACCGAGCAGCGTCTGCGTCAGGCGGGGCTGAAGGGCGAGCAGCTGACGGCGATTCTGGTCACCCATGAGCATTCAGATCATATCCAGGGCGTGGCCAAGCTCGCCCGGCGCTATGAGTTGCCGGTTTACCTGACCCCGGGGACCGGTTATGCATTGCGCGAAGAAGGCTTGGACCTGCGTTGGCTTGACCTGAATACCCGGGTAGTCATCGATGAGCTGGAGGTCAGTCCGATCGCGGTACCACACGATGCCCGCGAACCCTGCCAGTTCATTTTCGACAACGCGCAACAGCGGTTGGGCGTGTTGACCGATACCGGCACCATTACTCCCTGGATCATCGAGCAATACGCCAGACTGGATGCACTCTTTCTGGAAGCGAACTATGATCCGCACATGTTGGCTTACGGCCCTTACCCAGGCTTTTTGAAAGCCCGCGTAGGCGGGAACCTCGGCCACTTGAGTAACCAGCAGGCCGCAGGTCTGTTGAACATGATTGATCTGGAGCAGTTGCAACACATCGCCATTGCCCATATCAGCGAAAAGAACAACCGACCGGAACTGGCCCGCCACGCTTTGACAGAGGCGTTGGCCAACTGGACCGGTGAGCTGCTGCTGGCAGAACAGAATCAGGGCTTGCCCTGGCAGACTATTTCGGGATTGTCCCATCACCATTGCGCGCAAGCGGGAGCCGATAATGGAAAAACGTACTGA
- the purC gene encoding phosphoribosylaminoimidazolesuccinocarboxamide synthase codes for MEKRTELYRGKAKSVYTTDDPDRLILLFRNDTSAFDGKKIEQLERKGMVNNRFNAFIMQKLQDAGIPTQFDTLLSDTECLVKKLDMIPVECVVRNYAAGSLVKRLGVEEGMALTPPTFELFLKDDAKGDPFINQSHVVTFGWATAEQLTRMQTLTLQVNDVLKSLFDAAGLMLVDFKLEFGLFKGEIVLGDEFSPDGCRLWDKETRKKMDKDRFRQGLGGVIEAYEEVANRLGVELP; via the coding sequence ATGGAAAAACGTACTGAACTTTATCGCGGCAAGGCCAAATCGGTTTACACCACAGACGATCCGGATCGCCTGATACTGCTGTTTCGCAACGACACCTCAGCTTTCGATGGCAAGAAAATCGAACAGCTCGAGCGTAAGGGGATGGTGAACAACCGTTTCAATGCTTTCATCATGCAGAAACTGCAGGATGCTGGCATTCCTACCCAGTTTGATACCCTGCTGTCGGATACCGAATGCCTGGTCAAGAAGCTCGACATGATCCCGGTCGAGTGCGTGGTACGCAATTACGCCGCCGGCAGCCTGGTCAAGCGCCTCGGCGTAGAGGAGGGCATGGCCCTCACACCGCCTACGTTCGAGCTGTTCCTGAAGGACGACGCCAAGGGCGACCCCTTCATCAACCAGTCCCACGTTGTCACCTTTGGCTGGGCCACGGCCGAGCAGTTGACACGTATGCAGACCCTTACTCTGCAGGTCAATGACGTGCTGAAGAGCTTGTTCGACGCGGCCGGGCTGATGTTGGTCGACTTCAAGCTGGAGTTTGGTCTGTTCAAGGGCGAAATTGTACTGGGCGACGAATTCAGTCCCGACGGCTGCCGCCTCTGGGACAAGGAAACTCGCAAGAAAATGGACAAGGACCGCTTCCGTCAGGGATTGGGCGGCGTGATCGAGGCCTACGAAGAAGTCGCCAACCGCCTTGGCGTCGAACTCCCCTAA